Part of the Flavobacterium alkalisoli genome is shown below.
TGAAAAGGTCCAGGCGACTGTTTATCAAAAACACAGGGCTCTGCAAAATCGTAAGATGAAGTATAGGGCCTGACACCTGCCCGGTGCTGGAAGGTTAAGAGGAGATGTTATCTTCGGAGAAGCATTGAATTGAAGCCCCAGTAAACGGCGGCCGTAACTATAACGGTCCTAAGGTAGCGAAATTCCTTGTCGGGTAAGTTCCGACCTGCACGAATGGTGTAACGATCTGGACACTGTCTCAGCCATGAGCTCGGTGAAATTGTAGTATCGGTGAAGATGCCGATTACCCGCAGTGGGACGAAAAGACCCTGTGCACCTTTACTATAGCTTAGTATTGACCTTGGATAAGTGATGTGTAGGATAGGTGGGAGACTTTGAAGCGGCGTCGCCAGGCGTTGTGGAGTCATTGTTGAAATACCACCCTTTGCTTATCTGAGGCCTAACCGCACTTTGTGCGGGACATTGCTTGGTGGGTAGTTTGACTGGGGTGGTCGCCTCCAAAAGAGTAACGGAGGCTTCTAAAGGTTCCCTCAGCACGCTTGGTAACCGTGCGTAGAGTGCAATGGCATAAGGGAGCTTGACTGAGAGACATACAGGTCGATCAGGTACGAAAGTAGAGCATAGTGATCCGGTGGTTCCGTATGGAAGGGCCATCGCTCAAAGGATAAAAGGTACGCCGGGGATAACAGGCTGATCTCCCCCAAGAGCTCATATCGACGGGGGGGTTTGGCACCTCGATGTCGGCTCGTCACATCCTGGGGCTGGAGAAGGTCCCAAGGGTTGGGCTGTTCGCCCATTAAAGTGGCACGCGAGCTGGGTTCAGAACGTCGTGAGACAGTTCGGTCTCTATCTACTGCGGGCGTTAGAAATTTGAGTGGATCTGACTCTAGTACGAGAGGACCGAGTTGGACAAACCTCTAGTGTATCTGTTGTCCCGCCAGGGGCACCGCAGAGTAGCTACGTTTGGAAGGGATAAGCGCTGAAAGCATATAAGCGCGAAACCCACCACAAGATGAGATTTCTTTTAAGGGTCGTGGAAGATGACCACGTTGATAGGCTATAGATGTAAAGGCAGTAATGTCATAGTCGAGTAGTACTAATAACCCGTAAGCTTATGTACGCTCTTTCCCTCCCTCCAGGGGGAGGGGAGAAACTTTCTAATTTAAGTATACTATTCTTTATCTCAGTATGTTAAGATATTTGTTTACAGTTACATTGTTACCTGTAATCATGTTGCCCAAAGCAACATAACGACTTAAGGTGGTTATTGCGGCGGGGCTCACCTCTTCCCATTCCGAACAGAGAAGTTAAGCCCGCCTGCGCAGATGGTACTGCATCTTGTGGGAGAGTATGTCACCGCCTTTCTTTTGAAAACCCTATCCATAACCGGATAGGGTTTTTTGTTTTGTAGATATTCTGATATATATTAAAAGTGTAGAAATTCTACACTTTTTTTGTGTATTTCCACACTTTAAGCCAATTGTTTTATTTACGGTTTGAATTTAATTAACTGTTTTTCAGTTTATTAGCTTGTGTTATTATTTCTTTTTTGTTTTGGTATGATTCTTTCATTTGTATGAATGTCTGACTGATAAAACGGCTATGAAAAAGAAAAATTTATTATTGGCGATATTGTTTTCTCTTACATTATCTGTAGGGGCAACAACCTATGAGTCTACTGTTTTGCCAGTTATTGAGGGTAAGCAGGAAAAAGAATATAGAAAAATAGATGTATCTCAGGTACCGGCAGATGTGCTAAAATCCATAAGTGCAAAATATGCAGGTTATTCCTTAACTGAAGCATTTGTTTCTGAAGATGCAGAATATAAGGTAGCTTTATTAAAAGAAGGAAATAAAGTAACAGCATTTTACAAAGCTACAGGTGAGTTTATTAAAGAAGCTTAAAAATATATAGTAAGGTGATTTGAAGAATCTGGTAAATTCTTCAATAGAAGGAGATGTTAATTCATCTCCTTTTGTTTTTATTAACACTTTAAAAATACCAAAAGCATTAAATTTGTGCCTATAGATTTTAATTAGATGAGTGTAAAAATTCTGGTTGTTGACGACGATACTGCTTTCTGCATAATGCTGAAAACCTTTTTGCAAAAAAGAGGGTACGAAGTAGTAAATGCTTTTAATGGTAATGATGCTCTCCAGGAACTTAATAAGGGCTTTTTTGATATTGTATTAACCGATATCCGCCTTCCGGATAGTGACGGGCTTGAGATACTTAAAAATGTAAAGCAATTGTCATTAAAAACTCAGGTTATTTTAATGACTGGCTATACCGATATTAAAACTGCCGTTAATGCGATGAAGATGGGGGCCTTTGATTATGTAGGCAAACCCATAAACCCCGATGAGATACTTTATACAATACAGCAGGCATTATTAAAATCTGAAAATAAAAATTCATCTCCTTCAAAAGCCAGTGCAGTTAAGAGTCCCAGCTCTCCTTTAAATTTTGTTAAAGGAATAAGTAACGATTCTGCAAAATTGTATGATCATATAAATCTTGTTGCGCCAACTAATATGTCTGTTCTGATAATAGGGGACAGCGGTACAGGAAAAGAATATATTGCACAGTCAATACATATGCAAAGTAAGAGGGCTGATAAACCTTTTATTGCGGTAGACTGTGGTGCTATACCCAAAGAACTTGCCTCAAGTGAATTTTTTGGACATTTAAAAGGATCTTTTACCGGTGCAGTAACTGATAAGACGGGGCATTTTGAAGCTGCTAACGGAGGAACTCTTTTTCTTGATGAAGTAGGGAATCTATCATATGAAGTTCAGGTGCAATTGCTGCGTGCGCTTCAGGAACGTAAAATAAAGCCTGTAGGAAGTAATAATGAAGTCCAGGTGGATATACGTGTAGTTGCAGCTACAAATGAAGATTTAAACGAGGCTGTTAAACGCGGTGATTTTAGAGAAGACCTTTACCACAGACTTAATGAGTTTTGTATTCGTGTGCCTAAGCTTAATGAGCGTAAAGAAGATATAATGATGTTTGCAAATCATTTTCTTGCTCAGGCTAATGATGAACTTGAAAAAGATGTAGAACGTTTCGATCAGAATGTTATTGATTTATTTTTGAGTTATGCCTGGCCAGGCAATCTTAGGGAAATGAAGAACATTATTAAGCGCTCTGTATTATTAACCAGAGGTGCCGCAATAACATTGGATGTTTTGCCTCCTGAAATGGAGCAGGCAGCTAATGAGGATATACAGTCTGATTATTCTAATATAAGTGAGGAAGAGGCAATTCGTAAGGCACTTGAAAGGACAAATAATAATAAGTCTAAAGCAGCCAAACTATTAGATATAGACAGAAAAACTCTTTACAATAAACTTAAGTTGTACAATATAGATCTTTAGGTAATTTCTCCTCTAAGCTTCTCCAGTAATACATCAATGCTATTGCAAACTGTGTCTATCTGTTGCTGAATTTTATTCCAGTCGTCACTATAATGTCGTTCTTCCAGAGTATCTAATACTTCAGATATATGAAAAGCTTCAATTTGTTTTAGCATGGGTATCATCTTATGAGATACTTCCACAACCTTTTGCTCATTGGTTTCAGACAACGCTTCATTTAAATGAGTACAGTTTTCAATGGAACTTTGTATAAAGGTCTCTATAATCATTTTAAGTGACTCAGGATCGTTTTGGGTAAATTGTGACAGACTTTTTAAATCATATAATGGCCTGTTAAGATTAAAGGTTTCCTGAGTTTCTTTTTTTTTTGTTTTATTGTCACCAAATATATTTGATACCAGTGCCAACAGCTGATTTACATTAACTGGTTTAGGGTGAAATGCAGTAAATCCTTTTTCTTTAAAATACTCATCTGTCAAATCCTTCCTTCCGGATAGAGCTATGATAGGTAGGTCAAAATCACTTTCCTTTAGTCTTTCCAGTAATTCAAAACCATCTATGCCCGGCATTTGTATGTCGGTTAGAATGATATCAAAATTGGATTTTCCAACTATATTCGGAACAGCTAAAGCATTAATCTCAGTAGTTACAACTGCATTTTTATCTGTGAATACTTCTTTAAGTAGTGATAACTGTGTTTTGTCGTCATCCACTAAAAGTATTTTTTTGTCCTTTAAGTAAGGGTAAGAAGTATCTTCTTCGCCTGTTGTGTCAATCGTAGACTGAATACCCTTTATATAAGGAATAATTATGGTAAATACCGATCCTTTTCCTTCTTCACTCTCCAACTCAATTGTTCCTCCAAGGAGCTCAATTATCCTTCTTGAAATGGTTAACCCAAGGCCTGTTCCTCCAAACTTTTTCTCGATACCCGGATTTGCCTGTGTGAATTCCTTGAAAACGTTAGACTGACTCTCTTTTGCAATACCAATACCGGTATCGACTATACATATTTGTATGCTTTCATTTTTTTTGACAGCAGTAACTTCTACTGATCCCTCGTTAGTGAATTTTATCGCATTACTTATAAGGTTAGTGAGCACCTGTTTTATTCTGTAGGGATCAGATAGAATAGTGGTATCAAGTTCATCCTCTACGTCCCAGTTTAGCTCAATATTTTTATTTTCTGCTGAATGCTCTAATGTTCTACAGGTATTTTCAATGAGATTTTTAAGGTTAAAAGAAGTGTCTTCAATAGTGAT
Proteins encoded:
- a CDS encoding sigma-54-dependent transcriptional regulator; the protein is MSVKILVVDDDTAFCIMLKTFLQKRGYEVVNAFNGNDALQELNKGFFDIVLTDIRLPDSDGLEILKNVKQLSLKTQVILMTGYTDIKTAVNAMKMGAFDYVGKPINPDEILYTIQQALLKSENKNSSPSKASAVKSPSSPLNFVKGISNDSAKLYDHINLVAPTNMSVLIIGDSGTGKEYIAQSIHMQSKRADKPFIAVDCGAIPKELASSEFFGHLKGSFTGAVTDKTGHFEAANGGTLFLDEVGNLSYEVQVQLLRALQERKIKPVGSNNEVQVDIRVVAATNEDLNEAVKRGDFREDLYHRLNEFCIRVPKLNERKEDIMMFANHFLAQANDELEKDVERFDQNVIDLFLSYAWPGNLREMKNIIKRSVLLTRGAAITLDVLPPEMEQAANEDIQSDYSNISEEEAIRKALERTNNNKSKAAKLLDIDRKTLYNKLKLYNIDL
- a CDS encoding ATP-binding protein, which produces MAHQTKSVKYKVITGYLLLFIFAVLAVWFVYTEISKAASKNITGNDNTKVIQISNVITNLYASEALGRTAMLTGEESDYSTYSKLIDSIGKDIDILKQEADPAQTKKFDSIQLLINQKRISVNSIIKYRNTNNPQNLYEKGKEQIKETKESLVNKATPLKPEERYEWSKVVNAALTPKMLDSIRKFASNDSLTIAYNKVVNKMINDDLAQRRKLNQKEQILLDENRIITEQLRVILSSVENEILQKSYRKITDSQAAISSTLDKMAWIGGAALLIIILFAWIIINDLTKSQEYRTQLELLNTENEKLLRSKTMLMATVTHDLQTPLGSIIGFSDLIYNSDINPKQKQYLQNIRESADYILKLVSDLVDFSKLENNRITIEDTSFNLKNLIENTCRTLEHSAENKNIELNWDVEDELDTTILSDPYRIKQVLTNLISNAIKFTNEGSVEVTAVKKNESIQICIVDTGIGIAKESQSNVFKEFTQANPGIEKKFGGTGLGLTISRRIIELLGGTIELESEEGKGSVFTIIIPYIKGIQSTIDTTGEEDTSYPYLKDKKILLVDDDKTQLSLLKEVFTDKNAVVTTEINALAVPNIVGKSNFDIILTDIQMPGIDGFELLERLKESDFDLPIIALSGRKDLTDEYFKEKGFTAFHPKPVNVNQLLALVSNIFGDNKTKKKETQETFNLNRPLYDLKSLSQFTQNDPESLKMIIETFIQSSIENCTHLNEALSETNEQKVVEVSHKMIPMLKQIEAFHISEVLDTLEERHYSDDWNKIQQQIDTVCNSIDVLLEKLRGEIT